The following are encoded together in the Micromonospora lupini genome:
- a CDS encoding DUF2795 domain-containing protein, with protein MTVTGVQLQEYLAGLDYPVSREDLVRWGQENGASTAMLQMLRALPAEQFESPSDLSEALTTLA; from the coding sequence ATGACCGTCACCGGCGTGCAGTTGCAGGAGTACCTGGCCGGCCTCGACTACCCGGTCTCCCGCGAGGACCTCGTCCGCTGGGGGCAGGAGAACGGGGCCAGCACTGCCATGTTGCAGATGTTGCGGGCGTTGCCGGCCGAACAGTTCGAGTCGCCGTCCGACCTGAGCGAGGCGCTGACCACGCTCGCGTGA
- a CDS encoding alpha-amylase family protein, which translates to MGDRWYSEAVVYCLDIDTYADSDGDGVGDIRGLIGRLDYLARLGVTCLWLHPIHPSPNRDDGYDVTDFYNVDPRFGTLGDFAELLHQAENRGIRVIIDLVVNHTSDEHPWFQSARSSPDSPYRDWFVWSDTEPDDRHQGMVFPGEQKETWSYDRTAKAWFYHRFYKFQPDLNFANPQVRAEVKKIMSFWLQLGVSGFRMDAVPFIIELTEPGNPNSPKDFEFLTEMRQHVQWRRGDAVLLAEANVEPDQLPTFFGDTSGSGNRIHMLFDFMLNGRLMLALARQDPESLIEALRDTPKLPVGGQWATFLRNHDEIDLSRLTTEQRNEVYEQFGPDETMRIYDRGIRRRLAPMLGNDRRRIELAYALQFSMRGTPVLRYGEEIGMGEDLSLPGREAIRTPMQWSYKPNAGFSTAEEEKLVRPVIDKGEFGYQNVNVTAQRGDPRSLLAWFERMIRTLREAPEIGSGSTTHIDVAMPAGVLAHRADGPTGTMVFVHNLGTDDVEVDLSSLEPEADLPIDVLTDRGYGELGKLGAVKVSGHGYRWIRLCRGPGF; encoded by the coding sequence ATGGGTGACCGTTGGTATTCCGAAGCCGTCGTCTACTGCCTCGACATCGACACGTACGCCGACTCCGACGGCGACGGTGTCGGTGACATCCGTGGGCTGATCGGTCGACTGGACTATCTGGCGCGGCTGGGCGTCACCTGCCTGTGGCTGCACCCGATCCACCCGTCACCCAACCGCGACGACGGCTACGACGTCACCGACTTCTACAACGTGGACCCGCGCTTCGGCACCCTCGGCGACTTCGCCGAGCTGCTGCACCAGGCGGAGAACCGGGGCATCCGCGTGATCATCGACCTGGTGGTCAACCACACCTCCGACGAGCACCCGTGGTTCCAGTCCGCCCGCTCGTCACCTGACTCGCCGTACCGCGACTGGTTCGTCTGGTCCGACACCGAGCCGGACGACAGGCACCAGGGCATGGTCTTCCCCGGTGAGCAGAAGGAGACCTGGAGCTACGACCGGACGGCCAAGGCGTGGTTCTACCACCGGTTCTACAAGTTCCAGCCGGACCTCAACTTCGCCAACCCGCAGGTCCGCGCCGAGGTCAAGAAGATCATGTCGTTCTGGCTCCAGCTCGGGGTCTCCGGTTTCCGGATGGACGCCGTGCCGTTCATCATCGAGCTGACCGAGCCGGGCAACCCGAACTCGCCGAAGGACTTCGAGTTCCTCACCGAGATGCGCCAGCACGTGCAGTGGCGGCGCGGCGACGCCGTCCTGCTCGCCGAGGCGAACGTCGAACCGGACCAACTGCCCACGTTCTTCGGCGACACCAGCGGCTCCGGCAACCGCATCCACATGCTCTTCGACTTCATGCTCAACGGCCGGCTCATGCTCGCCCTGGCCCGGCAGGACCCGGAGTCGCTGATCGAGGCGCTGCGCGACACCCCGAAGCTGCCCGTCGGTGGGCAGTGGGCCACCTTCCTGCGCAACCACGACGAGATCGACCTGTCCCGGTTGACTACCGAACAGCGCAACGAGGTGTACGAGCAGTTCGGCCCGGACGAGACCATGCGCATCTACGACCGGGGCATCCGTCGCCGGCTCGCCCCGATGCTCGGCAACGACCGTCGGCGCATCGAGTTGGCGTACGCCCTGCAGTTCTCGATGCGGGGCACGCCCGTGCTGCGCTACGGCGAGGAGATCGGGATGGGCGAGGACCTGTCGCTGCCCGGTCGGGAGGCGATCCGTACCCCGATGCAGTGGTCGTACAAGCCGAACGCCGGCTTCTCCACGGCGGAGGAGGAGAAGCTGGTCCGCCCGGTGATCGACAAGGGTGAGTTCGGCTACCAGAACGTCAACGTCACCGCCCAGCGCGGCGACCCGAGGTCGCTGCTCGCCTGGTTCGAGCGCATGATCCGGACCCTGCGCGAGGCCCCCGAGATCGGCTCCGGCTCGACCACCCACATCGACGTGGCCATGCCGGCCGGGGTGCTGGCACACCGGGCGGACGGGCCGACCGGGACGATGGTCTTCGTGCACAACCTCGGCACCGACGACGTCGAGGTGGACCTGAGCAGCCTCGAACCGGAGGCCGACCTGCCGATCGACGTGCTCACCGACCGTGGCTACGGCGAGTTGGGCAAGCTCGGCGCGGTGAAGGTCTCCGGGCACGGATACCGGTGGATTCGCCTATGCCGGGGTCCGGGGTTCTGA
- a CDS encoding Gfo/Idh/MocA family protein encodes MLRFGLFGTGHWAIETHGKALHAHPDAELVGVWGRNPERASALAERYGVPAYADVDALIEQCEAIAVALPPDVQADIAVRAAAAGRHLLLDKPLALTVEDADRVVAAAEASGVASVVFFTQRFQPNVTAFLAATAAAGGWQHGRTTAFASIFQDGSPYGGSLWRREHGALWDIAPHALSILLPVLGRVTQVAAMDGPSGMVHLLLTHDGGATSSASLSLDAPREAMAREFVFYGENGIETVPYGENDAATAFGVAIDQLVEQVRTGARDHRCDVRFGREVVTILAAAETARTESRTIPLP; translated from the coding sequence GTGCTGCGGTTCGGTTTGTTCGGCACCGGTCACTGGGCGATCGAGACGCACGGTAAGGCGCTGCACGCACATCCGGACGCGGAGCTGGTCGGCGTGTGGGGACGTAACCCGGAGCGCGCGTCGGCGCTTGCCGAGCGGTACGGGGTGCCGGCGTACGCTGACGTCGACGCGCTGATCGAGCAGTGTGAGGCGATCGCCGTCGCGCTGCCGCCGGACGTTCAGGCCGACATCGCGGTCCGTGCCGCCGCCGCCGGCCGTCACCTGCTGCTGGACAAGCCGCTGGCGCTGACCGTCGAGGATGCCGACCGGGTGGTCGCCGCCGCCGAGGCGTCCGGGGTCGCCTCGGTCGTGTTCTTCACCCAGCGGTTCCAGCCGAACGTCACCGCGTTCCTCGCCGCGACCGCCGCCGCCGGTGGCTGGCAGCACGGCCGCACCACCGCGTTCGCGTCGATCTTCCAGGACGGCAGCCCGTACGGCGGCTCGCTGTGGCGCCGCGAGCACGGCGCGCTCTGGGACATCGCCCCGCACGCGCTCTCCATTCTCCTGCCGGTGCTGGGGCGGGTGACCCAGGTGGCGGCGATGGACGGGCCGAGCGGGATGGTGCACCTGCTGCTCACCCACGACGGCGGTGCCACCAGCAGCGCCTCGCTGTCCCTGGATGCCCCGCGCGAGGCGATGGCCCGGGAGTTCGTGTTCTACGGCGAGAACGGCATCGAGACCGTCCCCTACGGGGAGAACGACGCCGCGACGGCGTTCGGTGTCGCGATCGACCAGCTCGTCGAGCAGGTGCGGACCGGCGCCCGCGACCACCGTTGCGACGTCCGCTTCGGCCGTGAGGTCGTCACGATCCTCGCCGCCGCCGAAACCGCCCGCACAGAATCCCGCACAATCCCCCTCCCGTAA
- the fabG gene encoding 3-oxoacyl-ACP reductase FabG: MSEEPRVAIVTGAARGIGAATARRLAADGMAVAVVDIEEAATKETVDAIAADGGRALGVGADVSDRDQVEAAVARVAAELGAPTVLVNNAGVLRDNLLFKMTNADWDTVMGVHLRGAFLFSQAAQQHMVERKWGRIVNLSSTSALGNRGQANYAAAKAGLQGFTKTLAIELGPFGVTVNAVAPGFIVTDMTAATAARMKVDFEDLQKHAAAEIPVRRPGRPEDVAHTISFLTSEGAGFVSGQVIYVAGGPRA; the protein is encoded by the coding sequence ATGTCGGAGGAGCCCCGCGTCGCCATCGTCACCGGAGCCGCACGCGGCATCGGCGCGGCCACCGCCCGACGGCTGGCCGCCGACGGGATGGCCGTCGCCGTGGTCGACATCGAGGAGGCCGCCACCAAGGAGACGGTGGACGCCATCGCCGCCGACGGTGGCCGGGCGCTCGGCGTGGGCGCCGACGTCTCCGACCGCGACCAGGTCGAGGCGGCGGTGGCCCGTGTCGCGGCCGAGTTGGGTGCACCCACAGTGCTTGTCAACAACGCCGGCGTGCTCCGCGACAACCTGCTGTTCAAGATGACGAACGCCGACTGGGACACGGTCATGGGGGTGCACCTGCGGGGCGCGTTCCTGTTCAGCCAGGCCGCGCAGCAGCACATGGTGGAGCGCAAGTGGGGGCGGATCGTGAACCTCTCCAGCACCTCCGCGCTGGGCAACCGGGGTCAGGCGAACTACGCGGCGGCCAAGGCGGGCCTGCAGGGCTTCACCAAGACGCTCGCCATCGAACTGGGGCCGTTCGGGGTGACAGTCAACGCGGTCGCGCCGGGCTTCATCGTCACCGACATGACCGCGGCCACCGCCGCCCGCATGAAGGTCGACTTCGAGGATCTCCAGAAGCACGCCGCCGCCGAGATCCCGGTACGCCGCCCGGGTCGTCCGGAGGACGTCGCGCACACCATCTCGTTCCTGACCAGCGAGGGGGCCGGATTCGTCTCCGGTCAGGTCATCTACGTCGCAGGCGGCCCACGGGCCTGA
- a CDS encoding winged helix-turn-helix transcriptional regulator yields the protein MMSQRNSDVSAQVAAELTCAAGNVPFTPGQARACTVREVLDRVGGKWSIGILVAASNGPVRFTELERHIEGISRRMLTLTLRNLERDGLLHRTVYPTVPPKVEYTATPMALELYESLVALTSWAERHRGAITEARNRYDAEHAG from the coding sequence CTGATGTCCCAGAGGAACAGCGATGTGTCCGCGCAGGTCGCGGCGGAGCTCACCTGTGCCGCCGGGAACGTGCCGTTCACCCCCGGGCAGGCCCGGGCGTGCACAGTCCGCGAGGTGCTGGACCGGGTCGGCGGCAAGTGGAGCATCGGCATCCTGGTGGCCGCGTCGAACGGTCCGGTGCGCTTCACCGAGTTGGAGCGGCACATCGAGGGCATCAGCCGCCGGATGCTCACCCTGACCCTGCGCAACCTGGAGCGCGACGGTCTGCTGCACCGCACGGTCTATCCGACAGTGCCGCCGAAGGTGGAGTACACGGCCACGCCGATGGCGCTGGAGCTGTACGAGTCGCTTGTGGCGTTGACAAGTTGGGCCGAACGGCACCGCGGGGCCATCACCGAGGCCCGGAACAGGTACGACGCCGAGCACGCCGGTTGA
- the erm gene encoding ErmE/ErmH/ErmO/ErmR family 23S rRNA (adenine(2058)-N(6))-methyltransferase, producing MAPRPFRSTERDRSRRVLSQNFLVDRAAVQRVVRAADPDPDGLLLEVGAGRGQLTRPLAARCGRLTAYEVDPAVRRELATVCAELSNVEHRQADFLAAEPPPEPFAVVGNIPWSLTSAVVRWCLAAPRLRSATLLTQLEYARRRSGDYGRWTRLTVSTWPEFGWRLAGRVPRTAFRPVPAVDAGILRIERRPEPLLPVAALPAYRRLVGWGFEGVGGSLAATLRRHHPPARVAAALRATRIASDTPVGYVWPEQWLVLFRLLHAR from the coding sequence GTGGCGCCCCGCCCGTTTCGATCAACCGAACGCGACAGGTCCCGTCGCGTACTCAGCCAGAACTTCCTCGTCGACCGCGCGGCCGTGCAGCGGGTGGTCCGCGCCGCCGACCCCGATCCGGACGGGCTCCTGCTGGAGGTCGGCGCCGGCCGGGGCCAGCTCACCCGACCGCTCGCGGCCCGGTGCGGGCGGCTGACGGCGTACGAGGTGGACCCGGCCGTCCGCCGCGAGTTGGCCACCGTCTGCGCGGAGCTGTCCAACGTGGAGCACCGGCAGGCGGACTTCCTGGCCGCCGAGCCGCCACCGGAGCCGTTCGCGGTGGTCGGCAACATCCCGTGGTCGCTGACCTCCGCCGTGGTGCGGTGGTGCCTGGCCGCGCCCCGGTTGCGGTCCGCGACCCTGCTCACCCAACTGGAGTACGCGCGCCGACGCAGCGGCGACTACGGCAGGTGGACCCGGCTCACCGTGTCGACGTGGCCGGAGTTCGGGTGGCGGCTGGCGGGGCGGGTGCCGCGCACCGCGTTCCGGCCGGTGCCGGCGGTCGACGCCGGGATCCTGCGCATCGAGCGACGGCCGGAGCCGCTGCTGCCGGTGGCGGCTCTGCCGGCGTACCGAAGGCTCGTGGGGTGGGGTTTCGAGGGTGTCGGCGGTTCGCTCGCCGCGACCCTGCGCCGGCACCACCCGCCGGCCCGTGTCGCGGCCGCTCTGCGCGCGACACGCATCGCGTCGGACACCCCCGTGGGGTACGTCTGGCCGGAGCAGTGGCTTGTGCTGTTCCGGCTGCTGCACGCGCGGTGA
- a CDS encoding DNA polymerase domain-containing protein yields the protein MSEADETRDGVALTNLDQPLSDRDDATKRDLVDYLDAVREPLIGQLRDRPLSVIRVRPGQPPFMQKNLPRYTPDWVRRAPVWAEASHREISYALCDDRRTLLWFANQRAVEYHPTLATTADLHRPTHLVLDLDPPEGDGFRAAVAAALLVRQALADAGLAGAVKTSGAKGVHVFVPVAGDPTAEELAAATRALAVRAERLDPALATTAYIKEDRGGKVFVDATRAGGATVVAAYSPRLRPGMPVSFPVDWSDVTEVTPADFTIRTVPPLVAGGDPWVALMPAPQSLPADLVAEGRTIPVARVQAMHEGKRRARARREAG from the coding sequence GTGAGTGAGGCTGACGAGACCCGCGACGGCGTGGCCCTGACCAACCTGGACCAGCCGCTGTCCGACCGTGACGACGCGACAAAGCGCGACCTGGTCGACTACCTCGACGCGGTCCGGGAGCCGCTCATCGGGCAGCTGCGGGACCGGCCGCTGTCGGTGATCCGGGTTCGCCCCGGCCAGCCGCCGTTCATGCAGAAGAACCTGCCCCGCTACACCCCGGACTGGGTCCGCCGGGCGCCGGTCTGGGCCGAGGCGTCACACCGCGAGATCTCGTACGCCCTCTGCGACGACAGGCGCACCCTGCTCTGGTTCGCCAACCAGCGGGCCGTCGAGTACCACCCGACGCTTGCCACGACTGCCGACCTGCACCGACCGACCCACCTGGTGCTCGACCTGGACCCGCCCGAGGGCGACGGGTTCCGCGCGGCCGTCGCCGCCGCCCTGCTGGTCCGGCAGGCGCTCGCCGACGCCGGCCTCGCCGGGGCCGTCAAGACCAGCGGCGCCAAGGGCGTGCACGTCTTCGTCCCGGTGGCGGGTGACCCCACCGCCGAGGAGTTGGCTGCCGCCACCCGGGCGCTCGCCGTCCGCGCCGAGCGGCTCGACCCGGCGCTCGCCACCACGGCGTACATCAAGGAGGACCGGGGTGGGAAGGTCTTCGTGGACGCCACCCGGGCCGGCGGCGCGACGGTCGTGGCCGCGTACAGCCCGCGACTGCGGCCCGGCATGCCGGTCTCCTTCCCGGTCGACTGGTCCGACGTGACCGAGGTGACTCCGGCCGACTTCACCATCCGGACGGTGCCGCCACTGGTCGCCGGGGGCGACCCCTGGGTCGCGCTGATGCCGGCGCCGCAGTCGCTCCCCGCCGACCTGGTCGCGGAGGGCCGGACCATCCCGGTGGCCCGGGTGCAGGCCATGCACGAGGGCAAGCGCCGGGCCCGCGCCCGCCGCGAGGCCGGCTGA
- a CDS encoding DUF1349 domain-containing protein, which produces MEIDLVPPSEPLDWARGVWLRPPVRAEDGPAGELVVEAGAETDFWRRTSYGFVHDNGPALLAPLPVGAAMEVSFLLDFSAQFDQAGVLVRVDESTWVKAGVEVSDGEAQLGAVATREFSDWSVSPVPGWAGQEVTVRVSRAGDALTVRARVADAAWRLVRLAPMDPAAEAMAGPFCCAPTRAGLTVVFTGWRQGPADAALHPEG; this is translated from the coding sequence ATGGAGATCGACCTCGTACCGCCGAGCGAACCGCTGGACTGGGCCCGGGGCGTCTGGCTGCGCCCACCGGTCCGCGCCGAGGACGGCCCGGCCGGCGAGCTGGTCGTCGAGGCCGGTGCGGAGACCGACTTCTGGCGGCGGACCAGCTACGGCTTCGTCCACGACAACGGGCCCGCTCTGCTGGCGCCGCTGCCGGTCGGCGCCGCCATGGAGGTGAGCTTCCTCCTCGACTTCTCGGCGCAGTTCGACCAGGCCGGTGTGCTCGTCCGGGTGGACGAGTCGACGTGGGTCAAGGCGGGCGTCGAGGTGAGCGACGGCGAGGCCCAGCTCGGCGCGGTGGCGACCCGGGAGTTTTCCGACTGGTCGGTGTCCCCGGTCCCGGGGTGGGCCGGCCAGGAGGTGACAGTGCGGGTCAGCCGGGCAGGCGACGCGCTTACCGTGCGGGCCCGCGTCGCGGACGCGGCCTGGCGACTGGTCCGCCTCGCACCGATGGATCCGGCGGCCGAGGCCATGGCCGGCCCGTTCTGCTGTGCGCCGACACGTGCCGGCCTCACAGTGGTCTTCACCGGCTGGCGGCAGGGCCCGGCCGACGCCGCGCTGCACCCGGAGGGCTGA
- a CDS encoding TetR/AcrR family transcriptional regulator — protein sequence MARAVSETHGEILAAAARRFAVTGYRGTSLQDIAREVGCSKATVLYHFANKEALLAELMAPAIGVLRDLDDQLTGRTGAAAQEVAAQGFVDLAVRFRREIAVLRGEFPELLCQPAFAHIQQISDRLRDALAGHSDRPGARIAALVLLAGISEACAEFADIPDDELRAALLALVRRAVEPVDAP from the coding sequence ATGGCCAGAGCGGTGTCCGAGACGCACGGTGAGATCCTCGCCGCGGCGGCGCGACGGTTCGCGGTGACCGGCTACCGGGGCACCTCGTTGCAGGACATCGCCCGCGAGGTCGGCTGCTCCAAGGCCACCGTGCTCTACCACTTCGCCAACAAGGAAGCCCTGCTCGCCGAGCTGATGGCGCCAGCGATCGGCGTGCTGCGCGACCTCGACGACCAGCTCACCGGCCGGACCGGCGCGGCCGCCCAGGAGGTCGCCGCCCAGGGCTTCGTCGACCTCGCGGTCCGCTTCCGCCGGGAGATCGCGGTGCTGCGCGGTGAATTCCCCGAGCTGCTGTGCCAGCCGGCGTTCGCGCACATCCAGCAGATCTCCGACCGGCTACGGGACGCGTTGGCCGGCCACTCCGACCGACCGGGCGCCCGGATCGCCGCGCTGGTGCTGCTGGCCGGCATCTCCGAGGCGTGCGCCGAGTTCGCCGACATCCCCGACGACGAACTGCGCGCCGCCCTGCTCGCCCTCGTCCGGCGGGCCGTCGAACCCGTCGACGCACCCTGA
- a CDS encoding MFS transporter, with the protein MDRTVPARWPALLVLCAGSLMIILDGSVVSVALPSVQRDLGFGAAGLAWVVNAYLVAFGGLLLLAGRLGDLLGRRRVFLAGVALFTLASMACAAATGPALLVGARFGQGVGGALAMAVSLGMIVRLYPEPAERARAIAVFSFTGAAGASVGAVAGGLLTELAGWRSIFLVNLPIGAAILLTAVRQLPAERGIGLRAGLDVPGALLATAGLMAAVLGIVGTGEHGWTSPRTLGAAALAALLLGGFAVRQRVAATPLLPARVLRVPGLVAANTVQFLMVAAFFGFQFLLAVELQLVLGLDAAATGWAFLPTPVVIAVVSLGLAGRLIGRWGARTVLLAGLGLATVGFLLLARLSADGGYLGDVLPALVIFGVAGGLTLPSVTTLAMIGATDSDAGLASGLANTTQQVGGAVGLAALATLAAARSDGLRAAGRAEVVALAGGYRVAYAVAAGLVLAALLVALGTLPRHPAGSRPEADGRPDVDAPVIGIVPGRSAASG; encoded by the coding sequence ATGGACCGCACCGTCCCGGCCCGCTGGCCGGCCCTGCTCGTGCTCTGCGCCGGCAGCCTGATGATCATCCTGGACGGCAGTGTCGTGTCGGTGGCCCTGCCCTCCGTGCAACGCGACCTCGGCTTCGGCGCCGCCGGACTGGCCTGGGTGGTAAACGCCTACCTGGTGGCGTTCGGCGGGCTGCTGCTGCTCGCCGGCCGCCTCGGCGACCTGCTCGGCAGGCGTCGTGTCTTCCTGGCCGGCGTCGCGCTGTTCACACTGGCCTCGATGGCCTGCGCGGCGGCCACCGGGCCGGCCCTGCTCGTCGGCGCACGGTTCGGCCAGGGCGTCGGCGGCGCGCTCGCCATGGCGGTCAGCCTCGGCATGATCGTCCGGCTCTATCCCGAGCCGGCCGAGCGGGCCCGCGCCATCGCCGTCTTCAGCTTCACCGGGGCGGCCGGCGCGTCGGTCGGCGCGGTCGCCGGCGGACTGCTCACCGAACTGGCCGGCTGGCGGTCGATCTTCCTGGTGAACCTGCCGATCGGGGCGGCGATCCTGCTCACCGCCGTCCGCCAACTCCCCGCCGAACGGGGCATCGGCCTGCGGGCCGGCCTCGACGTGCCCGGCGCCCTGCTGGCCACCGCCGGCCTGATGGCCGCCGTGCTGGGCATCGTGGGGACCGGCGAGCACGGCTGGACCAGCCCGCGGACCCTCGGCGCGGCGGCGCTCGCCGCGCTGCTGCTCGGCGGCTTCGCCGTACGCCAACGGGTGGCGGCGACCCCGCTGCTGCCGGCCCGGGTGCTGCGCGTGCCGGGCCTGGTCGCGGCCAACACCGTGCAGTTCCTCATGGTCGCCGCGTTCTTCGGCTTCCAGTTCCTGCTCGCCGTGGAGCTGCAACTCGTGCTCGGGCTGGACGCGGCGGCCACCGGCTGGGCGTTCCTGCCCACCCCGGTGGTCATCGCGGTGGTCTCGCTCGGCCTGGCCGGTCGGCTGATAGGCCGCTGGGGCGCCCGGACCGTGCTGCTGGCCGGGCTGGGCCTGGCGACCGTCGGTTTCCTGCTGCTCGCCCGGCTGAGCGCCGACGGCGGCTACCTCGGCGACGTACTCCCCGCTCTGGTGATCTTCGGGGTGGCCGGCGGCCTGACCCTGCCGTCGGTCACCACGCTTGCCATGATCGGTGCGACCGACAGCGACGCCGGGCTCGCGTCCGGGCTGGCCAACACCACCCAGCAGGTCGGCGGGGCGGTCGGCCTGGCCGCGCTGGCGACCCTGGCCGCGGCCCGCAGCGACGGCCTACGGGCCGCCGGTCGGGCCGAGGTGGTGGCGCTGGCCGGCGGTTACCGGGTCGCGTACGCCGTGGCCGCCGGACTGGTGCTCGCCGCGTTGCTGGTGGCGCTGGGCACGCTGCCCCGGCACCCGGCCGGCTCGCGGCCCGAGGCCGACGGTCGGCCCGACGTCGACGCGCCTGTCATCGGAATCGTTCCGGGTCGAAGCGCCGCGTCCGGTTGA
- a CDS encoding erythromycin esterase family protein codes for MLVQRLGAPSDFDPLLERVRDARVVMIGESTHGSYDYYRLREQLTRRLIAECGFSFVAVEGDWPDCDRVHRSVTAAPGGAPDPQTALEHFERWPTWMWANAEVARFCRWLRAWNLERPEDGRAGFHGLDVYSLWESMQAIFDYLGEEDPTSLEAAQDAYRCFEPYGKRVEEYGAASRFVSARCEEEVVRLLARTREQAMSDGPDRFSAWQNAEVVAGAERYYRAMVAGGPDSWNIRDTHMQDTLDRLLQRYGPDARGIVWAHNTHVGDARATDMAADGMVNIGQLARERHGDDAVALIGFGTYRGTVIAAPRWGSPAEAIVVPPAREGSVERRLHELMPERAVLVFGGDDQPDWVTEPADHRAIGVVYDPSFESWGNYVPTRLGERYDALIWCDETTALHPLAVPAVAGEMETYPAGV; via the coding sequence ATGCTGGTTCAGCGGCTCGGCGCGCCGAGCGATTTCGACCCGTTGCTGGAGCGCGTCCGGGACGCCCGGGTGGTGATGATCGGCGAGTCCACCCACGGCAGCTACGACTACTACCGGCTGCGCGAGCAGCTCACCCGTCGGCTGATCGCGGAGTGCGGCTTCTCGTTCGTGGCGGTGGAGGGCGACTGGCCGGACTGCGACCGGGTGCACCGCTCGGTCACCGCCGCGCCGGGCGGGGCCCCCGATCCACAGACGGCGTTGGAACACTTCGAGCGGTGGCCGACCTGGATGTGGGCGAACGCCGAGGTGGCGCGCTTCTGCCGCTGGCTGCGGGCGTGGAATCTGGAGCGGCCGGAGGACGGGCGGGCCGGTTTCCACGGGCTCGACGTCTACAGCCTCTGGGAGTCGATGCAGGCGATCTTCGACTACCTGGGGGAGGAGGACCCGACCTCGCTGGAGGCGGCGCAGGACGCGTACCGGTGCTTCGAGCCGTACGGCAAGCGGGTCGAGGAGTACGGCGCGGCCAGCCGGTTCGTCTCCGCGCGCTGCGAGGAGGAGGTTGTCAGGCTGCTGGCGCGTACCCGGGAACAGGCCATGTCGGACGGTCCGGACCGCTTCTCGGCCTGGCAGAACGCGGAGGTGGTGGCCGGCGCGGAGCGGTACTACCGGGCGATGGTGGCCGGCGGCCCGGACTCGTGGAACATCCGTGACACCCACATGCAGGACACCCTGGACCGGCTGCTGCAACGCTACGGCCCGGACGCCCGCGGGATCGTCTGGGCGCACAACACGCACGTGGGGGATGCGCGGGCCACCGACATGGCCGCGGACGGCATGGTCAACATTGGTCAGTTGGCCCGCGAGCGGCACGGCGACGACGCGGTGGCGTTGATCGGGTTCGGCACCTACCGGGGCACGGTGATCGCCGCCCCCCGGTGGGGCTCGCCCGCCGAGGCGATTGTGGTGCCGCCGGCGCGGGAGGGTTCTGTGGAACGGCGGTTGCACGAGCTGATGCCGGAGCGGGCGGTGCTCGTTTTCGGCGGCGACGACCAGCCGGACTGGGTCACCGAACCCGCTGATCACCGGGCGATCGGGGTGGTCTACGACCCGTCCTTCGAGTCCTGGGGCAACTACGTGCCGACCCGGCTGGGGGAGCGCTACGACGCCCTCATCTGGTGTGACGAGACGACGGCCCTGCATCCGCTGGCGGTCCCCGCAGTCGCCGGTGAGATGGAGACGTACCCGGCCGGCGTGTGA